One genomic region from Melospiza melodia melodia isolate bMelMel2 unplaced genomic scaffold, bMelMel2.pri scaffold_54, whole genome shotgun sequence encodes:
- the LOC134413829 gene encoding olfactory receptor 14I1-like: protein LLAWADTRQLQLLHFCLLLGISLAALLGNGLIISAVACGHHLHTPMFFFLLNLALSDLGSICTTVPKAIHNSLWDTSTISYSGCAAQVFLYVFFMSAEFSLLTIMCYDRYVSICK from the coding sequence ctgctggcatgggcagacacgcggcagctgcagcttctgcacttctgcctcttgctgggcatctccctggctgctctcctgggcaacggcctcatcatcagcgccgtagcctgcggccaccacctgcacacgcccatgttcttcttcctgctcaacctggccctcagtgacctgggctccatctgcaccactgtccccaaagccatacacaattccctctgggacaccagcaccatctcctactcaggatgtgctgcacaggtatttctgtatgtatttttcatgtcagcagagttttccctcctgaccatcatgtgctacgaccgctacgtgtccatctgcaaa